The genomic window GACGCTCAGCCCAACCTTGCTAAACTGAGAAAATATGAATTTGGTTTTACAGAGAGCAGCGATGGGAGACCAAAATGCGTCACGTGTCTACAGGTGCTAACGAACGAAGCCATGACGTTCCAGTGGCAATAGTTCCAATGACATCTAAGAGTACAAATGATAGTAATCTGTGTTATTATGAGGGGGTCCTTGGGAAATGTTCTTCCCTGTAGGGTGTCCCCGGCCCTAAAAAGTTTGAGAAGCCCTACATTATAACACATGCCTATACGTCTTTGTTACATAATGTCAAGTGAAACAAAACGTCCATCTGCCTCAggtgtttaatattttattcacaGCCCTGTCACATTTCTCAAAGAGGTCGCGCTCCTGTAACATCAGCTTTGTATTTCAAAATTATAGTAAATGCAGTTACATGGACGAGGGGCTGTCTCGACCACAGACTTATCTGAACGCTCGATCAGTTCTGAACATCAAcactcctcccccccccccccgctccggATGGGCGGTACGCAGTACGCAGTCTCATAGGTAAAGAGCTTTGCATTGTCGGAATGATCGAAACGACCACTACCGTATGAGGACTCTTGAGTCATGAAGTGCTCGATGTAATAACATCATGGGATTTTTGTGGCAGGTGTCGCTTTATGTAACATACaattttttggttgtttgttgcGACGCGATCGACCCCAGACTAAACTTGTACCAAGGTAAAGTGGAGTTTTATTCTGATTCGTCGTTTGTCGTTATATTTCCCCATTCTTTGCACGTCCTTATATTGTTACTATTTTGGAGTAATATTTTGGGTAGTACTTTTTTATGATTACTGTTCTTCAGTTCATTTGAAATATCAGCGTTCAAGTAAAGATGTGCCTTTACTGCGTATTCGAGAAAAAGGTTTAATTTCAGCTGCATTGCAGTCGATCCCGCGATTTATGTACAACTAGACATTTAGCTAATTTTATTAGTAAAATTGTTAGTTTCCTAGAACCATTTGCTGTATGAAAATGAAGTAACATTAAATATAGTCCTTTTAAGCTGGTTTGTAAAATTTGGAGAATCTGTGCtcaaactcttcttttttttctgttgttttgtagaTGTCCGCCTCACGTACAACAGAACCTTTTATCATACGGTTTTCTTTCACGAAGAAGGCTCCGATAGCTTATTTGTTGGCGGACCAAACTTTGTGATCCAGATTGATTTAAATCAACGTGAAATTGTAGAGGTAAGTGGCTTAGATATATAGGAAATCATATGAATTCGTATCATAtgacttcttttttaaaatgttatcttTTAAATTCGTACAAGAGTTATTTTGTCCTCTCCTGTTCAGCGAGgattatttaaaatgacttaaattTAACTTCAACGTAGTCTCTGAAAGTTCATGTCAGGTTCAGTCTCTGTGTATAAACAGGTGTGCGCGCTGAACCCACAGGGGACGGAAATGGCAGGACACTGCTGTAATAATATCAAATTATATTTGTCCAAACTGTTTCCATTTTAATGCTTGGCTCTCTTTACAGCACATCAATCTGACATCAACAGAGCGTTCATGCAGCGAGGTTAGTTTTCAATCAATTTTACATTGTCAAAATGTCAGCCAAATTCCTCCGATCGCTATATTTGTTACCCTGTTAAGGATATCGTCTTTTGAACATTTCTGGATTTTCACACGAGGCACTTTTGTCTTATGAAGTATGCGTGTTGCCTTCTCACAGAGTCCTTGTGAAAATGTGATCACAGCGATAGAGCAATTCCAAgactgcttgtttgtttgtggcacCAATGGTGAAAACCCACAATGTTGGAGGCTGGTGagcaaaacacataaaatgtcacaaatatacagttaggactgcatTCACAATCTGTGCACCAGACTCTATAAGCCAAAGCCTGGTCACAGTAATTGGGGTGGCCTAGTTAGTCTCAGTGTCTAGACACttagtctgtttttttgtggttgtggcATCTTAAATTAGGTTTTAGAcacagaattttcttttcttttgtaaaaaagaaagtatTCATATACAAGtattcttttgtcttttctcttttcccttttctctttttatgaaGTATCCTGAAGGAAAAAATTACAATACTGAACCTGTGAAGAGTTTTGAAGGCACTGGTATATCCCCACCTAAATATTGGCAAAATTCAATATCTCTCACAGCAGGTATGTGACAGACCTAGCCATATGCTAAAATAGACAATAGGCTGGCTTCAGACTGCTAAACAGGCTACTTCTCAAAGTCATCATGTTTACAAATAGTCATTTGTTTGATCAGAGATTATTTACCACTTTTCCAATACAAGGGCTCATCTCAGCTCAATTACACACCTGTTTAATGAAGCCTACAATACACACTGGTAAACCGAGGCCAGTGATCATCATCTAAGTATGCAAATTTGCAATAAAAGGATAATAGTTTCAAAAATGCTGTGATAGAAAGCATAACTCCCCTGAAAATGGGATGTTGTTGTTTGCCAACGGTTGCCAaggatgtttgttgtttgtttgtacacctgtcatttgttttatcaGAGAGTGGTTGGTCAGAACTAGTCTGTGTTGGCTCAtgtctttctttattgtttGAACTGTTTGGACAGATGGTGATCTCTACGCTGCAGCCCCTCTGTATAAAGATGGAACCTCTCTTCAGTTTCGCAGGCAGACTGGCAGAAGATCCAGCATGTGGATGTATGACAAATGGGTGACAAGTAAGAGGAATTCATGAACTACAATATCTTTTTACTCCTAATGTTTGGAAAATTGTTCTGGAAATGGGTTTGGAAACGGACTTATGCAGGAATAAACTGAGGGCAGTGAGGGCAGTGGTGCTGGGCTGGCACAGAAACAGTCTTCTAATCAGTCTTCCTCTGTTTTGCTGGTTATCAGCAAACTGAATTGCCCATTGGAGAGAAGTGTTGTGCCAACCACTCAAGACAGCCTCAAACTTAGACTGAGCTCTTTAACAGTGAATGCTTACTGTACAATTGACTAATGAAAACATCCTTTGTCCTGCACAAACAGTACTGCACAGTTCAATCAGCATTTTTCAAGGTGAATTTACAGCAGCTGGTGTGATATCTTGCTGAGCTCTGTGCTCTCAAGGGGTCTGACATCACATAAAACCTTGATACAAAGCAGAAAGTGATATGGATTGTGTGGACTGTAAGATCACTGAAAGctgtaatttcattatttttcttttttggccgTTTGCCAGTAAATCACACCCACAATATCCTCCTCAGTCTAACAGAGAGATTTTAAAGAATGTCTCCTTTAACATGTAAAGTCAGCATAGTATGGCGTCTTTCACCGTAGAAGCTGTGCAGTTTTCATCATACTACAGCACAAACCCAGAGGAGACTGCAGTCTATCTGCCCACGGCCTGTCTAAACAAGTAACTGTCTGGCTGATTAGTAATGGCTGGCAAGGAGACAAACAAGAAGAAGGAGCGTTGGGGATCATTGACTGTGGTTTGCTGTCCTAGCTCTGAGGGGCCTGTAGATTCATGCTTACCAGTAGATTTTAGAGCAGATGTGGCTTCATGACACCTGATGTTTAACACTTGgaagacatacatacacttttAATACACTGAAGTACTGTACCTTTTTAGAACAAAGTACCTTGTTTTATGCTGGAGATGCAAGTATTTGAGATGGGctgttcaaatttaaattacACATTGCTAACTGGTTAAGGGAGTAAAGTGTGAAGAGAGCATTATGTTGAGGTTTTCTAGCTGCTGTCCTTCATACTCTGTCAACATATTATGTTTAGTTTAATCTGCTTAGCACCAGTGTTGAGCTGATTAACCTTAACCATCAAGTACTGGTCAGATCAGGGGTAATAGCAAAAGGCTATAGAGCAAACACTCTATCAAGTAAGCTCTCAGAGTCAGAGTAAGGAAACATTGGTTAACTGTGCGGATGACCTCAGCGTCACTCAGTTTCtctgcaaatatttttttcatctacAGACCCGACCTTCATCTCTGCTTTCCTGGCCAAACGTACAGAGGACCCAGAGAACGAGAAAATATATGTCCTTTTCCGTGAGAAAAATCCAGACAGCAGCCCAGAGGCTGACCCCTGGATATCCAGAGTGGCACGAGTGTGTAAGGTGTGTCCATGATTAGAGGACAGATATGAACCCTTCCCCTTTCCCACTATAAATTAGAAATATGAGAGCCTGTGACTGTTTAATACAATGTGGTGTTTGTAGTTGTTAGCACAGGTCACCCCCAagactgttgttttctgttatgGCTGATACTCGACACTCAGTATCTCTCCTTGCTGCTGGTAGACTTTAATAACCTTCCATGGTCCCACAGTTATTTCAGTTCCTTTTCTTCCATCAGTCTGACTGTTTTCTAATATTAGCACAGCTATTGACGCTATCCATTCACGGTCTGTCTAATGGTAGGAAATGACTTATTTTTGAGTGATAGGCATGAGAGAGGTGAGTCATGCTGTGGAAGTGGTGGCTGAGGGCTGAGTAAAACTGGGACATAGGAGTCTGTGTCTattctaaaaatgattttctctcttgtttataTATAGTGTTCTTGCATTGCTCATCTCTGATGCATTTCATCCATCATGTAATGTATGGACCACAGACAGAGCACATATAACGGTGCACAAAGGTGTAAACAGCcacttcttgtttttttttttggttttttttggaaaagccTTGCTGGAGagcttcatttgttttctgttttttctagGCTCATAAGCTgctgttgcaaaaaaaaaaaaaaaaaaaaaagcttttatttgcACAGTTTGTGAAACTGAGAAACTGGCCTAACAGTTCAATTATTGGAGTAAGACATTTTAACCttaaaacaaaagtaatgtTCATTTCACCCACTCGAGATGACGATAACCCAGTGCAGCTGGGCTTGCTTTGAAACCCTAGATCTCAGACACAGAGGTCAAATTTGGTTCATGCAGTGATGGAACTGCATGTCTTATCATGATGGTTATTTTACACCGCAGGTCGATGAAGGTGGATCTAAGAGATTGTTTCAGAATGTCTGGACGTCCTTCCTGAAGGCACGGCTAGTGTGTGGGATCCCAGGAGAGTCCCTGTACTTTAACCGTCTTCAGGATGTCTATGTGCAACACGGCAAGAACTGGAAAGAATCTCGAGTCTACGCTCTCTTCACGAGTAGTTGGTAATTGCGTTACCTGTACATGTAACTGCAGCTTCGACTGAAAGGCACAGGAAAAGAAAGGCTACTGCCGTACTGATCTGGgcaggggatgtgtgtgtggctcattCTTGTTCTCAAGGCCTTGTAACCTCAGATAACCTTCTTAACAATAAGAGAAGTtgatctctttcatttttggttCAACAATCTGATTCTCTGTGTTGCCCTTTTCATTTGGAAATTTGATAAAGACAGAGGTTACAGCaaagaaaatctgtttttatacAGGTctcttgttgtgttttgatatttgtttACCCCTGTCTTAGGAACTCCACTGCTGTCTGCATATACTCATTGGGTGACCTCGATAAGGTTTTTGAGAATTCTTCTTTCAAAGGCTACAACCATGAGATCCCTCACCCAAGACCTGGAACAGTAAGCAATTATACAGTGAACTTGATCCCTTAAAATCGAATAGTTGAAAGCATTTCTGGGTGTTGTAactttttgtgtctctctgttttaaagtaTTATGTGTGAGTAGTGATAAACCAGAGTAAAGGTGGAGTATGTGCCATTTTTTCAGGCCATGGAAATGTTCTGTCAAAGCCATGTGTGGAAAATATGTGTATGCACTGGAACCTTCTGTTTATCCCAGACAATTTCCACACAGACATTTCATGTGGATCGTTGTCATAACGTTGTCTATTTTTTCAGGCTGCATCAACTGTCTGCCAAATAGTTTAATGTGATGTTCCACCACTGATATTGGTCTCATAGTcatttataacacacacacacacacactcacacacacttactcacacacacaaacacacacacacgcacacacacacaaactcaaagcCCTTGGTTAATGCTGTAAAGTTGTATTTAGTGAATATCTTCTCTATGTTTCTCCACCAGTCTCAAGGGCCTTTGATCCGTAAAACAATGGACTATTGTCTCCCCTGTCACCATTTCTTGCTGGCATTGTATTCTACGTGAAATAGCTTTAGCGGATGTTGCTGGACATGTGGAGTTTATTTGCTGCAAAGAGAAATATttagaaacactcacacagtcaaatcCCACAAGGCGCCCACATGCACTTGACAGAACAAACATGCGTTTTACCCTGTTTTGTATCATGGAATGCTTTGAAGGAAGACTTTTTAGCAGGAAAAGCTggtgtgttgatgtttgttgtAATGAGGTAGTAATTTGAAGGCAGTATTGATTTTTCTAAAAAAGCTGGAGCCATTTGTCCTCTtctttgtttgggttttttgctCCAGTGTGTTGAGAACAGCAAGGCTCTGCCCATTTCTACAATCAGTATCATCCGGGATCATCCAGAAATGACTGACTGGATCCAGCCCATTCACAAAGAAACTCCTTTCTATACAAGCAACAACAACTACACTAGGATAGTGGTGGATAGAGTCCAgactgcagacaaacacatgtacaatgTGATATATCTTACCACAGGTATGACTTCTTTACTAATATTGATTTATGACTCATGGTACTACTGTTTATCTCCACTGAGCTGTAAATAATTTAGggagaatgttttgttttgtttgtaaaggAAATGACTTCAATAGCCATTAGCACACTGCAGATAAATCACACTCTGTTTATTTCATGGGATATAAACATGAGAGCTGATAGCATATACCTGAAGAAAGCAATGTTACTTACTGGTAAACATCCACTGTATTTCAAAAGGGATCTAGAGGGGCTATTGGTTGTGAAAGCGTGCATGTATGAAGGCTGCAAGCACGCATATTCTGAGGGAAACACGCACTTTATCATGGTTTCACTAATGCAGAGCAAAGAGAGTTTCACCACCCCCATTTCCTTCACTTTGCAGTCAGACacgttcattttaaaaaaaaaaaaaaggtgatggTGGTCTGTGCTTTACCGCATGTAGTTGATATCTAAACTTAACATAGCTCGATGCTTTCCTCAGATTCTggcaaaatacataaaatattgGAGAATAAAACAGAGGCCTTTATCATCTCTGAAACCCAGCTTTCTGAAGACCGTGCTCCTGTACAGTCTATGACATTAGACTCCAAAAAGGTGCATCTTTAAatcttcaaacatttttttggaaTAATAAACATGTCAGTATTGCAGTATATCACTGTGACCATTTGAGGTTTAGTACTTTGTACAATGAGTTACTTTCaaagtgtgttgttttgtaatgattttcattggtttcttttttttttccatcatgtcCAGAGAAAACTGTTTGTTGGATTCTCTGAGCAATTGTCCATGATGGACTTGCACAGATGTCAGGATTATAACACATCTTGTGAGACTTGCGTCCTTTCCCGTGACCCCTACTGCGCATGGGCCGAAAACGGCTGCACCCATGAGATACAGTATGTTTGACGTATTTTATTTTCTATCCTATAAATACAGAAAGTTCACAGCAAGGGTTGTttacgtatgtatgtatttatttctttactaCAGAGGAGGAATTCAGAATATTGCCACTGGTGAAACATCCATTTGCCGTAAAGTATCaggtacgtttttttttttccccactccactttagagagagggacaggatGCTGCATGGCTTATGCAACACTAATCTTCCAACCTAACTCTCCCTGTTCTTCCTCAGGATCAACGAGGCGCAAACGGGACACGCTGTCCCCTTCGCCGGAGCCTCGGAGAGCCAAGCACTCTGTTCCTCTGGGTTTCCCGTTTTACCTGACCTGTCCCATGGATTCCCATCATGCTTCATACATCTGGAAACACAACGAGCAGAGCAGCCCTTGCCAGCAGAGTGGCTCCAATTGCCTTCACCTCATTCCAGCCGTTGCAGAGACTGACTATGGCAGTTATGAGTGTGTATCTATGGAGCGTGACTACACCAGGGTAGTGAGAGAGTACCAGGTTGAGCGTCAGGTCGAGGCAAGAAGTAGTCCCTACTCCTACAGTCAGAGCAATGTTTCCGGTCTCAGGGTGCAAAGAACATGGGTTATTGTTGCAGTGGTGGCTTTGCTCATTGTTCTTTAATCTAGTGAGTTTAGAAATCTTTGCCGAGTGCAGTAATTCTTTGTACCATCTTTGAGCTTTTTGCTTTGGTCTAAGCTGATTTAAAACCATCTCTAGACGGGTTGGACAGGGAAGGTAAATATTTGGAATCCAACTAACATTGAGGTTAAGTCAGAAGAGCCGTTGGTCTTTTGTGGCTGTGGTGTCTCTTCCCAAGGCTTCACCTCTTGTCTTGTTCCCCAGTGTCAGCAAAAGTTGTCATCTACCTTCAGTTCAGCATGCTAAAGGGCTTAGCAGTTGTTTGCTTCTAACAGTTTATTTTGGTACATAACCCTGAACAgcagtctttgttgtttatgtgaGGTCCACCTAGACCCagaatgtgttttgtatttttagaagaggCCAAAAATACACCCAGTTTCCTCCAATTCATTATGATAAACAGGACAGTTCCCAACAAGCCCAAAgtcaaattcaaaaacaaactatTCTGCTTCTAATTTAtcaattaaattttttttcatgcatcaGTGACTCTCCTTGTTGGCCTACAGTCAGAGTGGACCCTGGGATTGTGGGTTGCTCGTTGAGATCAAGGCTGGTCCCATATTTAAAATAATGGAGGGCACATTCCTGTTAACTGTTAGCTTTCATCCAGCGAGCATCTAACCAGGAAGAGTAATAGTAAAAACACAACTGTGAcataacatgtttttctttatggGAGGAATTCTAAAACAAGCTGAAGTACTTCTGGGTGATAGACTTATTACCAGGGTGTTGCCGCAGACTTGTATACATCTAGGGTTGACTGTATCGAGGCGTGAAGGACACGGTGTTGCTAAGGGCCAAAGGAAATCCCTCTCACCTAAggaatttcctttttttctgttgggaATGTGTTTGGGACAGCTGTGAGAATCTGTGATGGGAAGATTTTTGCGGGGTGATACTTATAAGGCAATTGTATGTAAATGTTGGAAAAGACAGTTTATAAATTTGGAGTAAAAAAGACAGTTTGTAAATTTAGAGACAGTTTATAAATTTAGAGTAAACCGTCTTTTGcgcagttatttttttttattatttgtttttaggAAGGAACACGTAACGATAGGAAAGGAAGGTAGGGAAGGCGCCATAGCCTTAGACTTGGAGTCTTAAGAGGTTCCTCGGCCTGAGCGTGTGTGTcaaaagaataaatatgaagtagtgaaaaaaaaacgcatgCATTGCAACATCGGGACATTTTTAGTTACAGTGTGTGGGTCTTCTTCcccttttgtgttttcagtacCATACGAGGGGGGAAACAAGCATGTCGTTGAAGGGAGTAACTGAAAGTTTAAGATTTGTGACATTGTTTTACTGCGTCATAGCTGACCTGCACTACTTCTTTTTGCTACATCTACGCACTTTCTATAAATGATTTGGCTCTGGAAAGCATTGGCATTTCactctggcagtgtgtgtaatggtagggGTTGACCAAGGGCAGAAGAAGCTGAGGACTTCTATTAAATAAGAGTGAAATGGCATTCTGAGCTGGGCACCCTGCAGGATGATTAATAACTGCAGGTATTCACTGCAAGAGTTTTTTATTCATTGTCGACCCTGCTTTTCCACAGCTGAATTTTATTTAACCTGTGTATTCAATTTATTTATGAAACTTAAATTATTCtacaattcatttatttcttttgaaatagGCTATTGTTTCCACTGCTGATTTCCACTGGCACTTTCTGAAAGTAATTGGTCAGAAGTTGCCTCTGACCATGAAGTTTAAAAAATGCAATCTGTACTGTTTgcacatttctgtttaaaaaaaatatcatacaTTTAGTGATCTGTGCCTGTATCGGTTCATAAATTAACACAATGGACACTGCCCTGAAACTCTCGGTTCCACTTCTTTGGAAGCTAACTTTCATTCTAGCTACTCCCCCAGGCAAGTGGCTTTGATCAACAGCCGGGGCAGGCTGAAATTACTGCAGTTCATAGAAAGGCTTGAATTTTCTTGCATACAGATATGGAATACTGAATTGAACCtatgttttatgtattattGATTAAGAGCATTCTATGATGGTCACTGTTAGATATGATAGACAGCTACAGAAAAgctttaaatgtcaaaaaaaaaagcttccctAGGTTTTCATGTCATCTGCTGGATGTCTTCACTGTAAAAACTGGACCAGGCATGAAAATATATCCAATGCCTTATCAGTGATGAAGTAAAACAAAAGATAGAAAGCATATTTTTTATAAATACTTATGAGAATGATATTACAGTTTTGTTATGGAATACagatatatttataaaaaactTTTGACAGcaaattcatgtttttatttaaagatgCAGATTTGATACTGTTATAACCATAATAAATGTATCAATATTGTCAAGTTGTTTTTCAACCAACATGGCTATGTAAAGTGTTCTTGAAAACTTAAAGGCCTAGAGATACTATCCGCTATTTAGACCCTAAATTAGAAACCATTTCTAATAAGGCTTTCTGCATCAtcatcagtttcttttttttcctcagaggtGAGAAGTGAGAAAATGGAACATATCCATTcagctgtaaatatttaaacacagtcCATTCAGAGACAAATCAATTATTTACATGGGCTATTGATGCAACCTGTTTCCGTGATGGAGTTGCACACAATGGCAACATGAAGAGCGCCTTAGATGGAGAACATGCAAAGCTGTTTACTGTAACTGCTTACCGAGACATTTCCAGCGAATAGCAATTCTAATACTCAAATGACAAAGACAACAAAGG from Chanos chanos chromosome 2, fChaCha1.1, whole genome shotgun sequence includes these protein-coding regions:
- the sema7a gene encoding semaphorin-7A, yielding MGFLWQVSLYVTYNFLVVCCDAIDPRLNLYQDVRLTYNRTFYHTVFFHEEGSDSLFVGGPNFVIQIDLNQREIVEHINLTSTERSCSESPCENVITAIEQFQDCLFVCGTNGENPQCWRLYPEGKNYNTEPVKSFEGTGISPPKYWQNSISLTADGDLYAAAPLYKDGTSLQFRRQTGRRSSMWMYDKWVTNPTFISAFLAKRTEDPENEKIYVLFREKNPDSSPEADPWISRVARVCKVDEGGSKRLFQNVWTSFLKARLVCGIPGESLYFNRLQDVYVQHGKNWKESRVYALFTSSWNSTAVCIYSLGDLDKVFENSSFKGYNHEIPHPRPGTCVENSKALPISTISIIRDHPEMTDWIQPIHKETPFYTSNNNYTRIVVDRVQTADKHMYNVIYLTTDSGKIHKILENKTEAFIISETQLSEDRAPVQSMTLDSKKRKLFVGFSEQLSMMDLHRCQDYNTSCETCVLSRDPYCAWAENGCTHEIQGGIQNIATGETSICRKVSGSTRRKRDTLSPSPEPRRAKHSVPLGFPFYLTCPMDSHHASYIWKHNEQSSPCQQSGSNCLHLIPAVAETDYGSYECVSMERDYTRVVREYQVERQVEARSSPYSYSQSNVSGLRVQRTWVIVAVVALLIVL